Within the Girardinichthys multiradiatus isolate DD_20200921_A chromosome 12, DD_fGirMul_XY1, whole genome shotgun sequence genome, the region GTGCATCCAAATTAATATAACCGGCTTAAAAGTGTGATCAATCATAACAAACTGGACATACCTGTCAGGGCAGCCCTCCTGAACCCCAATGACATAAAAATCTTGTGCAAATTCAGAGTCCGTTGGAAGGAGAAGATCATTCAAGTTTGCTGGAAGGaactaagaaagaaagaaagacgtTTGGTTTTAATCCGGTTAACTGACTACATTTAGGGTGTGTGATATCCTGCAGGCTTCATCCTACCTTCTCCCCCTGCATGTTCCATGTGACGACGTAGACACCCACTCTTCTGTCAGGGAAGTGGCGGTCGAGCTCCTCAGCACCAAGCAAGGCACCACTTCCCAGCATGCTGCCCTCCAGGAAACTCCTGTGAGGAAGCAACATCAGATGTTGTTTCAGGTTTCACAGGATTATCCTCCAGAAGGAGGAACAATTTAAATCAGAGACGACGtctaatgtaaaaataaacaatcttcCGAGACAAAACTTCGGCTTTTCTTTAGTAGTCGCTGACAAAGGATAAACCTTGCATTAAGACTGTGGAGTGTGGCCATTTTTTGCCTTTACTCCTGTTTAAAACCAAGCTGAGCAAGCATCTTCTCTGATCCATGCTAATCCCTTTCACACTGTGACACCACTCTTCCTCCTGAAGATGTTAGCACTAATATATCTACAGCCTAAAGTTTACCCGCCaacagcaacagaaaacaaagtttTGGTATTTTCCAAATGTTCTTTTTTCACCTTGTTGAAAGGCATCAAagctgaagaaaatattttacaagaCATTTGAACAACATTGAGTCAGTATTAATGTACTCAGTCATAActgtttaaattaattcatttcaatttatttacatatatagCCACAAATcgcaagaaataaaaatctgagttcaaaacaatccaactaattTCCATCCAATCCAATCACATAGCCAGATTCAGATCAATTTATATACACTGCAACTGTATCCAAATTATATTACCGTATGATCAAAGTCACGTTCATATAATGGCTGTTGGTACAAAGCTATCCAAGGAACCCAGCCTACTGCACAGAATCATTGGCTCTGCAGAGGTCCCTCATCCTTAGCAAGCATGTCATGACAGAAGCACTCAGTCATCATTCACTTCGGTTATTACATTCACTTTTCCACACTTCAGAGCAGAGTAGTTTTATGTGTCTAAAACCCCTTAAAATATCTCCCAAACAAGCCCCAGCTGTGTTGAAGCTCTATCCGGAAAGCAGAACTGGTTCTAAAGACAGATTGAGTAGctataatatataataactaATGTTTATACACTAAAATCAAGTTTTGAAAAAATCTATATTCTGTTGGTTTCTAGTGATGCTAAACTAATCTATACCCTAAAAGCTATCAGCATCTAACAGCCTTCTTACAATGGGAAGAGTAAGGTACACAAATCACCCTTCATTCCCAAGCTGACAATCTGATCCTAGCACTTACATGGTGTCCTAAATCTACTTTACCTGTTTCTTACATCCTGGGGTCTGATGGGGCTTAGAACACTGTAGACGGACTTCATGGAGTTTACAGAGGCGCTGTCCGAACCTATGTTCTCCAGAAGCCGGCTGTCGCtcaggttcctgtggagtctcTCACCATCCTTCTCTTTGACCAGCATGCCATAATCCAAACAATCCCTGTCAATCCTATTAGCTGCCCTTAAAGTGGCTGACACAAAGTTCTTGTCCAGAGTGGGCAGGGGCCCTGTGGGCTGCACTGGAGACAGCCGCATCTTGGAAGATCTCCCCCAATGGTCTTCTGGGACACTCTGCTGGCTGTGCGGCCTCCTTTCGTGCTCCAACAGCATGCTCTTCCTGTCCTGAAAGACTGGGGATCCCGTTGTGAATGCAGAGAGAGGTCTCATGTTGGAGTCCTGCTCATTTCTTGGAGATATTCGGTCTTCTTTAAGAGAGTCTGTGGATGAACCCGTCTCTGCTCTGTCACTCAGGCTctcctggctgcttctcagCCTCCTGGTCCTCACAGTCTCCTCAGTTGACACATTTGTACCAAACTTGGAAAGTTTGGGAAGTGAGGGGGGACAAGGCAGGTACACAGGAATTTCTCTGTCTGCCTGTCCAGCATCATTGTTCTTCTTAGTAGATTTCACATCAGCTATGGGGGTTTTGGGGGTCCTGCTTTCATCATTACCATAGTCTCCTTTACCAGGAGCTTCAGAGGGGCGGTTGAGCGAACATTCCTCTCCATTCTCAGTCATCCTTTCTTCATGTCTGAAACAAGTTGTGGTGAGCTGGATTAAGCTTTTTCATTGCTGTCAAAACAAATGAGCAATAGAAAATGTCTCAGTAAAAATAGTTGCCCCATGGTCAttctagaggagctgcaaagattaaCAGCTCAGGTAAGAGAATCTATTAGATGTGCACATTGTTGTAAGAAATCAgacatggaagaaggtgatctggtcaaAGAAGatctaaattcaactttttggtctacatgcaaaatactatGCATGGTGGCTAACAGCATCATGCAACAGAgatgctttccttcagcaggCACAGGGAAGCAACTGAAAGTAGGCAAGGAATAATGCAAGGCAATCTTGTAAGAAAaaatgttagaggctgcaaaagagttGAGTGTGGGCCAAAAATAAACCTCCTGCAAAATAAGAAACCCGAACATACATCCATAGctacattaaaaaaattttaatcagGGGTTTCCTATTCGAGAGCTACTGTTCTGAACTCCTCAGCAGAATTCAAGCAGGGATTTAGTTTATTCTACATACAAATGCCAGCATCTACATTTGGTGGAGTAGTTGCTTTTTAAGGTTCTAATAAATTTAGCCTAAAATGTTATGCCATAGCTGGCACCGTTACAAATGCCACATTTAGTGGTGAAAAACTCAAATGTTAGTTAGTCAGTTAGTTAAGCACAGCCAGCAAAAACCGTTAAGTGATCTAATTTTACGAAAAATATTGTTTcaacacattttacatttatatggTCTTACTTTCTAACCAGAAAGTCACAAATGGGTAGCAATTCTGCTGTGGGTAGCAAAGCTAGATGCTAACTACTAGCAACATTATATTTTAGCTAGCTGAGCTAAATAACTTTCCAGTCAAATGTTTTTTCAGCCTTATTATTAATACATAGCTACCGTTTGGTTGTGctggtttatttaaaataatcgAAAACATGCAAATATACTTTTACCTTCAGTGAACTGTCAACATTGGAGCAGCAATTTTAAAATTAGCTCCGTGGCTTCCCTAGCAACGTTTACAACTCGGATGGCGTTGCCAAGAAGACGGAAGACAACAGACTTGTGATGTGCCACAGCGCCCCCTTCAGCCAGAAAGATAGATTTAAACTATTCTAGCAGCTTGATTTTCTTGGTGAAGTCCTGTTATATCTTACAACCGACGATGAAAtcaatgtacaggggttggacaatgaaactgaaacacctggttttagaccacaataatatattagtatggtgtagagcctccttttgcggccaatacagcgtcaattcgtcttgggaatggcatatacaagtcctgcacagtggtcagagggattttaagccattcttcttgcaggatagtggccaggtcactacgtgatactggtggaggaaaacgtttcctgactcgctcctccaaaacaccccaaagtggctcaataatatttagatctggtgactgtgcaggccataggagatgttcaacttcactttcatgttcatcaaaccaatctttcaccagtcttgctgtgtgtattggtgcaccgccttcagcatacaatgtttgaaccattggatgcacatgttcctcaagaatggttcggtagtccttggcagtgacgttcccatctagcacaagtattgggccaagggaatgccatgatatggcagaccaaaccatcactgatccacccccatgcttcactctgggcatgcaacagtctgggtggtacgcttctttggggcttctccacaccgtaactctcccggatgtgggaaaacagtaaaggtggactcatcagagaacaatacatgtttcacattgtccacagcccaagatttgcactccttgcaccattgaaaccgacgtttggcattggcatgagtgaccaaaggtttggctatagcagcccagccgtgtttattgaccctgtggagctcccgatggacagttctggtggaaacaggagagttgaggtgcacatttaattctgccgcgatttgggcagccgtggttttatgttttttggatacaatccgggttagcacccgaacatccctttcagacagcttcctcttgcgtccacagttaatcctgttggatgtgattcgtccttcttggtggtatgctgacattaccctggataccgtggctcttgatacatctcAAAGagttgctgtcttggtcacagatgcgtcagcaagacgtgcaccaacaatttgtcctcttttgaactctggtatgtcacccataatattgtgtgcatttcaatattttgagcaaaactgtgctcttaccctggtaattgaaccttcacactctgctcttactggtgcaatgtgcaatcaatgaagactggctaccaggctggtccaatttagccatgaaacctcccacactaaaattacaggggtttcagtttcattgtccaacccctgtagcaccatcaaaatgaaaaaagcaaaGCACCAAAACTATGGTCCTATGAACCATGACAACTTTAAATGATGTAATCTGTTTGAAAAGGCAGCAAAAAATAACCCAGTTTTTAACATCAGAACCGTGTAATTAacaaaagtcataaaatgttttcccatctgccaccagccttgttaacaaagcccggaaaccaccctgacactctccctcccccccctacccccccccccccccccccccccccccctttttgttttttgctgacaggacacttgtaacctgtaactctatgcgttacattaacgttcagcatggactcctgctttacttgcactgccatacttgcacaattatcacctgcactgttgtattgctcttgcatctcatactgctctatatttactctcactcacttaaaactgtgcacatatatttatattatattgtagatatgtttatactgtttaatttgtactgtattgcaccgactacgccaaaacaaattccttgtatgtccaaaaacgtacttggcaataaagcttttctgattctgattctgattctgatatgcgGTACAGTACAAGTTATTTGAATGAAATTACTACAAATAACAATTACTTTCTGAATTCTGTCTGCTGGTATATTGATAAAGAGGTTATGAAACACTTAAATGGTAAACGTGGTTGCGGTTACTATGCTACATTAAACAATATTAATGTATGTAAACAGTCAGTTTTATAATCAGTTTACACATGTATAAAAATCTGTCTGAAGTATTATTTACTAGGAAATTCTGCCTAATTCTCGCATCAAAATCCATCTAATTAATTATACATCAACAAGGACTGGATTTCTTATTGATCACACTGAGTTAAATTTTCTAATAAATCCaattaagtaaaacaaaacaaaaattaagaaatataaaaacaaaactactaATACCAATTCTACAACCTACTTCTACTGGGAAAAGGGAAGTTTTTAGAATAGAAAATTAATGCTGAAAATGTCCAAACTGTTGAGATTTATCAGAGGTTCACAGCTCTCTTGGGGGTTTAAAGGTTTAATGGTGAGTTGTTCCAGTGGGTTGCCCATAACTGGACCATTACGTCAGCAGATGCTGACAGGGTAACTCCTTCCAATGCAGCAACATCAACCAAACTCTTGGTCTCTGAATGGTAGAGACTCCCATCTCAGTATTAAAAGCTGTAATTTTCAGCAATAAATCAATGATTCTGTCATActgattaaatttttttacactACAAAAGTAGTGTACTCTACTTGCTACAAACTCTACAGAAAACTGTAACAAACCTTTAACTAATTTCGCCTGCCTGGATGTCCTTGTTctgagagagagaagaagaaataCAGCTGCAAACTGCAGCATTTACACTGTGTAACTGTCCTATAATCACTTTAAAATCAGACGATGTTTCTAACATTCGCAGATTTCTTAATACATAAAGCCTGCAAGAGGTGTCCTAAAGGAGCATAAACTACACTCGGACGAGCAGTAGCACctttcttaaaaatatttagtttgtcaCCATGGAGATGAATTCAGTTCTCATGGGTGTGACTGCCTTCTGTATTGCTAAAAACAATATCCtcatgaattggaaaaataaaaatgttcttagtATTAACCAGTACAGAGACCTTTTGTTGGATTATATTAGTCTGGAGACATCCTTTACCTTCACATGAGATCAATCTTTCTGAATTCCTTTGATTAGCTCCAGCATCTAGTAGGGGTGGGGGACCTTTGGCAATGTTGCTCAAATGGGGGAGTTTCTGGGTTTGGGGTATCTGGGGTGTCCCTGGGTTTGGGTTGCTGGGGGGGTCCGGTGGTGGGGGCTGTGGCCCCAACCAGCAACCAGGGtggggctttggtggctctTGTGGGTGACATCTGGTGGCTGCCTGCAATGCTTTTGGAGGGGCCTGTACCGGCACATTTTAGGTTACTGGCCTGGTGGACGTGCTGCTCCTGGTTATGTCTGGGTTGGGCTCGGGGTGAATGTGCCTACGTTACACTGTCTGGGGGTTTACATTTGGGTTGGCCTGCCGTTCTGGGTTGGTTGTGGCTTATTGGACACCTTGGTATTGGTGTCGGGCATGTTTTGTTGTTCTACTGGCCTGGTAGTGCCTGCGATCCGGTGATGGTAGGGGGGTGGGGGACGTCAGGGGCTGGGCACTCTGTTGGTTCTGTGCCGTGGGTCTGGGGGTGTTTAGGGATGTCGGTCAAGTGTCCTTTTTTGCGCTGTGTATTCTTGTTGCACTGGGCAGTGTGCATCAGCAATTGGGGGTAAGGCTTCGTCGGGTTAGTTTGTGCGGTCAGGGGGTCCAGTGTGGGTAAGGGGCTcggtggtgtctgctctgttgcgcTTGTGGATGGAGGCTGGGGTGGCATTGCGCGGGACCCTTGCCTTGCAGTCGCAGCAAGCTGTGTAGGAAGGGGGTGCAGCAGGGGTTGCTTGGAGCAGGGTTGTGTTCTGGAGCTTGCGTTGTATGGCTGTTGGggaattcatgttggggttcatggggggtGGGAGGTTCACGGGGGCtgagatcagaattcattgggaGGTTGGGTGTGTTTCGTCCTGGTGGGTTCGCTTGGATGGGGTGGACTCCTCTTTTGTCTGTGGCCCACTCTCTGGACAGGGACAGGGGTCGTTTGGGGCCGGGGTCGGGGCAGGGGGTTGGGTCTGGGCCGGGGTTGTTCGGGCACTGCCAGCACTAGTGTGGACTGGTGGCTCAagcagtctgcctgtctcccCCCTTGAATGAAAGGGATCACCTCCTAAGTCTGAGGGCTGGTAATCCCGGCGGTCCTCccagggttcctgtgctctggggcgCCTTTGGATGTGTGTTGCTCAGATCTCCTCTGTATCTGTCACGGGTCCTAGGGGACAGGCTCCTCACACCTGctattgaatatttttaaatacacaagcgcgctcacacatacacccacatgtgtttggattcaggtgttaacagatacacagatatacTCTATATTGAGTTGCTGTTGCCACTAAATAcctcttgcattcattagtttTTTATATATCAAGGGGAGCATTATAGTGTTAGCTacaatgctccacttgtgaaagtaaatctcttggcctcttcttggcactcagcaATTGTGAGTGCTACTTAACCAGACAGAACACATTACAAAAATGACCTTGttgaaagaaattaaatgtatgTCAAAGGCCTGGTGTGTCTATGAACACTACAAATTTAAGAACAGATTATAATTTATTTGCATATTTtggatttagtttattttaaatgtgtggCAATAATTAGTCCATCAAAATAAATTCTTCAGTCCATTTagggttttattttagaaatatctGAGAGTTTCAAGACTCTCTGAGCCAAGTGCCTTGATTTTAGATCACATgttgtaaaaatatattatgcCATAATGTAACTTTGGACAT harbors:
- the inpp5e gene encoding phosphatidylinositol polyphosphate 5-phosphatase type IV isoform X2 yields the protein MTENGEECSLNRPSEAPGKGDYGNDESRTPKTPIADVKSTKKNNDAGQADREIPVYLPCPPSLPKLSKFGTNVSTEETVRTRRLRSSQESLSDRAETGSSTDSLKEDRISPRNEQDSNMRPLSAFTTGSPVFQDRKSMLLEHERRPHSQQSVPEDHWGRSSKMRLSPVQPTGPLPTLDKNFVSATLRAANRIDRDCLDYGMLVKEKDGERLHRNLSDSRLLENIGSDSASVNSMKSVYSVLSPIRPQDVRNRSFLEGSMLGSGALLGAEELDRHFPDRRVGVYVVTWNMQGEKFLPANLNDLLLPTDSEFAQDFYVIGVQEGCPDRREWETCLQETLGPHYVMLYAAAHGVLYLTVFIRRDLMWFCSEVEHATVTTRIISQIKTKGAVGVTFTFFGTSFLFITSHFTSGDSKVYERILDYNKIIEALALPKGLPDTNPYRSSPSDVTTRFDQVFWFGDFNFRLSKDRADVETIMKRTVGGDMSPLLEHDQLSKQMKDASIFKGFQEPPVHFFPTYKFDIGCDNYDSTSKQRTPSYTDRVLFRSRQTNDIRVLKYNSCSSIKTSDHRPVIGVFQVKLRPGRDNIPLCGGLFDRSLYLEGIKRRMTARELKRKEAISSQSSSTICTIS
- the inpp5e gene encoding phosphatidylinositol polyphosphate 5-phosphatase type IV isoform X1 — its product is MTENGEECSLNRPSEAPGKGDYGNDESRTPKTPIADVKSTKKNNDAGQADREIPVYLPCPPSLPKLSKFGTNVSTEETVRTRRLRSSQESLSDRAETGSSTDSLKEDRISPRNEQDSNMRPLSAFTTGSPVFQDRKSMLLEHERRPHSQQSVPEDHWGRSSKMRLSPVQPTGPLPTLDKNFVSATLRAANRIDRDCLDYGMLVKEKDGERLHRNLSDSRLLENIGSDSASVNSMKSVYSVLSPIRPQDVRNRSFLEGSMLGSGALLGAEELDRHFPDRRVGVYVVTWNMQGEKFLPANLNDLLLPTDSEFAQDFYVIGVQEGCPDRREWETCLQETLGPHYVMLYAAAHGVLYLTVFIRRDLMWFCSEVEHATVTTRIISQIKTKGAVGVTFTFFGTSFLFITSHFTSGDSKVYERILDYNKIIEALALPKGLPDTNPYRSSPSDVTTRFDQVFWFGDFNFRLSKDRADVETIMKRTVGGDMSPLLEHDQLSKQMKDASIFKGFQEPPVHFFPTYKFDIGCDNYDSTSKQRTPSYTDRVLFRSRQTNDIRVLKYNSCSSIKTSDHRPVIGVFQVKLRPGRDKSKAMFFSLYNIFLCLGQYSSLWRTFRPKFVLGGHQEEDDRQRAEEEGGHIEPE